From Phragmites australis chromosome 5, lpPhrAust1.1, whole genome shotgun sequence, a single genomic window includes:
- the LOC133919072 gene encoding uncharacterized protein LOC133919072 → MAGGVLAAAWELAVVFLLRPLFAVAFVLTLILLSWYVAWRTVLVHVPLVQEIAGLRPKKPAKPKPSNRGRIASFYQFQAEAAQRNSKSEGTS, encoded by the exons ATGGCGGGAGGCGTCCTGGCGGCGGCGTGGGAGCTCGCCGTCGTATTCCTCCTCCGACCCCTCTTCGCCGTCGCCTTCGTCCTCACCCTCATCCTCCTCA GCTGGTACGTGGCGTGGAGGACGGTGCTGGTGCACGTGCCGCTGGTGCAGGAGATCGCCGGGCTGCGCCCGAAGAAGCCCGCCAAGCCCAAGCCGTCCAACCGCGGCCGCATCGCCAGCTTCTACCAGTTCCAGGCTGAGGCCGCCCAAAG